In Acholeplasma equirhinis, the sequence GCTTAGCTGAAGCTGTTGAAGCATTAAAAGACAAACCAGTTTATATTACAATTGATTTAGACGTTCTAGACCCAGCAGTCTTTCCAGGAACAGGTACACCTGAACCAGGCGGTATGCAATATAAAGATTTATTATGGGCATTTGATCAATTTGAAAAATTAAACAATATTGTTGGTGCAGATTTTGTTGAACTCTCACCATATCTTGATCCATCTGGTGCATCAAATGCGGTTGCTGCTAAAACCTTAAGAGAAATGGTTTTAATTCTTCAAAAGAATTTAGACAAGAAAAAACAAAAGTAATTTGACTTAAAACACCTTGAAAAAAAGGTGTTTTTTTATGAAAAAGTATGAGATAAAATAACACTGTATCACAAATGTGTTACAATTGAATTGGTGATATATATGAAAACAGATTATATTAATGTAAGAGTCAATAAAGATACAAAAGAAAAAGTAGAAGTGGTATTAGATAAACTTAATTTAAAGATGAGTGATGCGATAAATCTATTTTTAAATCAAGTTGTTTTAGATGAAGGCCTACCATTTAAGGTGAGAATTCCAAAATACGATGCAGCTTATGAACAATTAGAGCGTGCAATTGGATACAATTCATTTGGTGGTGGTGTACCAAGTGATTATGCAAAGAATATTTTACTTTTATATGCTAAAGGTGAAATTGATTTTGAAACTGCAGTGTTTGCGTTAGGACGTGAAAAATAATGCCAAATTCACAAGATCCATATCTATATCCTGGGACAAATGTCCATATGAATGTTGCAGGTATCCAAGATAAAGCAAAATTAAAAGAATATACTGCAAAACAATTTGCAGTTTCAATGATTAGACTTCAAAAAGAACCACTTGAATTAAAAAGTTGTAAAGATCTGCTTTTATTACATAGAATATTGTTTAGGAATGTTTTTGAATGGGCAGGAAAGATTCGTACAATCAATGTGACACAAAGTGAATTCATCTTAGGGGAGAATACAGTTGTTTATGCAGATTATCCACAAGTCATGAAAGAACTTGAACAAGTGGATGATCAATACATGAAATTAGATTGGCAAAATATGACCCGTGGTGAGTTTATTGATACCCTATCTAATATGATTGTTACCCTATGGGTTATTCGCCCCTTTAGAGAAGGTAATACAAGAACTTTAATGGTATTCATTGATTTGTTTATTAAAAAGTTTGGCTATGAAATTGATTTAAATGCCTTTAGTTCACACGCCAAAGATATTCGTAATGCTTTAGTGTGGGCAACGATTGGAGAGTTCTTTCATCTCAATTCTATTTTCAATAGCATCATTTCCCACAAACGTGTTACAAAAAATACATAAAATAATGAACTTTTTGGGTGAAAACACAAATTTCACCCTTTTTTTTAAGAAAGGCTCAAATAAGCCTTAGAAGTGAAGCCTTTTCTATTAAAGAAAAGGTCTTTGATTATATAATAGAACTGCAATCAAAACTAATATAGGAGGGAATTTTAATGATCGCTAAGAAATATGATGCTTCAAAAGACAAGCAATTTCAGATTTTAGATCAAAATGGTAAAGTGGTAAACGAAAAGTTCGAACCAAACTTACCAAAAGAGACCTTATTAAAAATGTATAAAACAGCTGTTTTAGGTCGTAGCGCTGATATCAAAGCATTACAATACCAAAGACAAGGTCGTATGTTAACTTATGCACCTAATATGGGTCAAGAAGCTGCTCAAATCGGGGTAGCTGCTGCAATGGAACCACAAGATTGGAACTCACCAATGTATCGTGAGTTAAATCTTCAATTATACCGTGGAGTTACACTTGAAAGTGTATTCTTATACTGGTATGGTAACGAAAGAGGTTCTATTAGACCTGATGGTGTGAGAGTTTTACCTACAAATATTATCATTGGTTCACAATCTAACTTAGCTGCTGGTTTAGCAATGGCTTCTAAGATTAGAAAACAACCTGAAGTTACAGTATTCACTATCGGTGATGGTGGTACAGCTCACGGTGAATTCTACGAAGGTTTAAACTTCGCTGCTACTTACAACGCTCCAGTTGTTGCGGTTATTCAAAATAACCAATACGCAATTTCAACTCCAGTACGTAAAGCTTCTAAATCAGAATCATTAGCTCAAAAGGGTGCTGCATTCGGTATTCCATTTGTTCAAGTTGATGGTAATGATATGTTAGCTATGTATGTTGTTGCAAAAGAAGCTATGGACCGTGCTCGTAAAGGTGAAGGCCCAACTTTAATTGAAGCTTTCACATACCGTATGGGACCCCATACAACTTCAGATGACCCATCAATCTATCGTACTAAAGAAGAAGAAAATGAATGGGCTAAGAAAGATCCAATCGCTCGCTTCAAGACTTACTTAATTAACAAAGGTTATTGGAGTGAAGAAGAAGAAGCTAAGTTAGTTGAAGATGTTAACAATGAAATCGGTGAAACATTCAAGAAAGTTGAATCATACGGTGCAAAAGTTGAATTAATGGAAATCTTCGAACACACTTATGCTGAAATGACTCCACAATTAAAAGAACAATATGAAGATATGAAAAAATATCTAGAAGGAGCGAAGTAATATGGCAATCATTACATTATTAGAAGCTATTAACCAAGCCCTTGATCAATCAATGGAAAAAGACAATTCAGTCGTTCTATTTGGTGAAGATGCTGGTTTTGAAGGTGGCGTATTCCGTGTAACTGCCGGTCTTCAAAAGAAATACGGCGAAGAACGTGTATTTGATACACCAATCGCTGAATCAGCAATTATCGGTTCTGCAATCGGTATGGCAATGAATGGTTTAAAACCAGTTGCTGAAATCCAATTTGATGGATTCTTATTCCCAGGTTATACAGATTTAGTAACTCATGCTGCACGTATGAGAAACCGTTCAAGAGGTCAATTCACAGTACCTATGGTCGTTCGTGTTCCACACGGCGGTGGTATCCGTGCCCTTGAACACCACTCAGAAGCAATCGAAACACTACTTGGTTCAATCCCTGGTTTAAAGGTTGTAACACCTTCTACACCATATGATGCAAAAGGTTTATTAATCGCTGCAATCAACGATCCAGATCCTGTTGTATTCTTAGAACCAAAACGTATTTATCGTGCAGGTAAACAAGAAGTTCCTGCTGAAATGTACGAAATTCCACTTGGAAAAGCAAAAGTTGTTAAACAAGGTACAGATATTACTGTTGTCGCTTGGGGTGCAATCGTTCGTGAAGTTGAAAAAGCTGCTAAATTAGTAGAAGCTGAAGGTATTTCAGTTGAAATCGTTGACTTAAGAACAATCGCTCCATATGATGAAGAAACTGTATTAGCATCAGTTAAGAAAACTGGTAGATTCATGGTCGTTACAGAAGCTGTTAAATCTTATGGTCCAGCTGCTGAATTAATTGCTATGGTAAACGAAAAGGCATTCTATTCATTAGAAGCTGCACCTGTTCGTTTCACAGGATTTGACATTACTGTTCCTCTTGCAAGAGGTGAACATTATCACTTCCCACAACCAGAAAGAATTGCTTTCGAATTAAAGAAGTTAGCAAAAGTTAGACCATAAGGAGGAAAAAATCATGTATGAATTTAAATTTGCCGATATTGGTGAAGGTATCCACGAAGGTACCATCTTAAAATGGAATTTTAAAGTAGGGGACAAAGTAAAAGAAGGCGAAACTTTAGTTGTTGTTGAAACAGATAAAGTAAATGCTGAATTACCATCACCAGTTGATGGTGTCATCGTAGCATTAGGAAAACAAGAAGGTGAAGTTATCCATGTTGGTGAAAACGTTGTAATCATCGATGATGGTAAAGGTGCACCTGCTGCAGCACCAGTTGCTGCTCCTCAAGCTCCAGCTGAAGTTAAAGCTGAACCAGCACCTCAACAAGCTGCAACAGTTTCTGCAGACATTTATGATTTCAAATTTGCTGACATCGGTGAAGGTATTCATGAAGGTACAATCCTAAAATGGAACTTCAAAGAAGGCGATGCAGTTAAAGAAGGCG encodes:
- a CDS encoding Fic/DOC family protein, producing MPNSQDPYLYPGTNVHMNVAGIQDKAKLKEYTAKQFAVSMIRLQKEPLELKSCKDLLLLHRILFRNVFEWAGKIRTINVTQSEFILGENTVVYADYPQVMKELEQVDDQYMKLDWQNMTRGEFIDTLSNMIVTLWVIRPFREGNTRTLMVFIDLFIKKFGYEIDLNAFSSHAKDIRNALVWATIGEFFHLNSIFNSIISHKRVTKNT
- the pdhA gene encoding pyruvate dehydrogenase (acetyl-transferring) E1 component subunit alpha; amino-acid sequence: MIAKKYDASKDKQFQILDQNGKVVNEKFEPNLPKETLLKMYKTAVLGRSADIKALQYQRQGRMLTYAPNMGQEAAQIGVAAAMEPQDWNSPMYRELNLQLYRGVTLESVFLYWYGNERGSIRPDGVRVLPTNIIIGSQSNLAAGLAMASKIRKQPEVTVFTIGDGGTAHGEFYEGLNFAATYNAPVVAVIQNNQYAISTPVRKASKSESLAQKGAAFGIPFVQVDGNDMLAMYVVAKEAMDRARKGEGPTLIEAFTYRMGPHTTSDDPSIYRTKEEENEWAKKDPIARFKTYLINKGYWSEEEEAKLVEDVNNEIGETFKKVESYGAKVELMEIFEHTYAEMTPQLKEQYEDMKKYLEGAK
- a CDS encoding type II toxin-antitoxin system RelB/DinJ family antitoxin; the encoded protein is MKTDYINVRVNKDTKEKVEVVLDKLNLKMSDAINLFLNQVVLDEGLPFKVRIPKYDAAYEQLERAIGYNSFGGGVPSDYAKNILLLYAKGEIDFETAVFALGREK
- a CDS encoding alpha-ketoacid dehydrogenase subunit beta, which codes for MAIITLLEAINQALDQSMEKDNSVVLFGEDAGFEGGVFRVTAGLQKKYGEERVFDTPIAESAIIGSAIGMAMNGLKPVAEIQFDGFLFPGYTDLVTHAARMRNRSRGQFTVPMVVRVPHGGGIRALEHHSEAIETLLGSIPGLKVVTPSTPYDAKGLLIAAINDPDPVVFLEPKRIYRAGKQEVPAEMYEIPLGKAKVVKQGTDITVVAWGAIVREVEKAAKLVEAEGISVEIVDLRTIAPYDEETVLASVKKTGRFMVVTEAVKSYGPAAELIAMVNEKAFYSLEAAPVRFTGFDITVPLARGEHYHFPQPERIAFELKKLAKVRP